One Dietzia sp. JS16-p6b genomic window carries:
- the istA gene encoding IS21 family transposase, whose product MTDYRLVMSLLLQNRSYRDIEAIAGCSHRTIAKAKKVCRDHGLTAAGQVEALSSEEIDALFTDGRKTPSEEFVAFDVAATVKKRTGKNKLPLRVLWANYLDTDGSPGQRHYSYQRFCQIVGEYVEVNELTMRITHVPGHTMQVDWAGTKMAIFDPVTGTRTTVSVFVASLPYSGMVFACGCLDEKMPNWLDAHLQAFEYFGGAAQVIVPDNASTASNQITRGDRAREVNREYRDFLEYHHTAAVPTRSAAPRDKGNVEAGVKVATNWVIGRLADRRFASLDDLNEAIAAEVESINDRTPFRGQKTSRRELFTEHEKSELIALPEARWQPVIWKKSKVNRDYHVEIATVKYSVPYPFAGQHVDVKITGQRLTVMAGGEVIASHAVSGKRHSFVTDPDHVPAQHLQSSDLWSRAYFVRQAHKIGPNTVAAISEVLDRQRIEAQGYRSCQNILALARGDNKMLLERACGQLVSETARRAISYTAVKQQLAALRAQAAARPTTTAAPPATTTRLAPPPGQRDTTGAHLAGPEQFSLTALTGRPSTSIGTSGQEESQ is encoded by the coding sequence GTGACTGACTACCGATTGGTGATGTCGCTACTGCTGCAGAACAGGTCCTACCGGGACATCGAGGCGATCGCGGGCTGCTCGCACCGCACGATCGCCAAGGCGAAGAAGGTCTGCCGCGACCACGGGTTGACCGCCGCCGGCCAAGTCGAGGCGCTCAGCAGCGAGGAGATCGACGCCTTGTTCACCGACGGGCGCAAGACACCGTCGGAAGAGTTCGTCGCCTTCGACGTGGCCGCGACCGTGAAGAAGCGCACGGGCAAGAACAAGCTGCCGCTGCGGGTGCTGTGGGCCAACTACCTCGACACCGACGGATCGCCGGGGCAACGGCACTACAGTTATCAGCGGTTCTGCCAGATCGTCGGCGAATACGTCGAGGTCAACGAGCTGACGATGCGGATCACCCACGTTCCCGGGCACACGATGCAGGTCGACTGGGCGGGCACGAAGATGGCGATCTTCGACCCCGTCACCGGCACCAGGACCACGGTGTCGGTGTTCGTGGCCTCGCTGCCGTACTCGGGGATGGTCTTCGCCTGCGGCTGCCTGGACGAGAAGATGCCGAATTGGCTCGACGCGCATTTGCAGGCGTTCGAGTACTTCGGCGGCGCGGCGCAGGTGATCGTCCCGGACAACGCGTCAACGGCGTCGAATCAGATCACTCGTGGCGATCGGGCCCGGGAGGTCAACCGCGAGTATCGGGACTTTCTCGAGTACCACCACACCGCCGCGGTGCCGACGAGATCGGCGGCACCCCGCGACAAGGGCAACGTCGAAGCCGGAGTGAAGGTGGCGACGAACTGGGTGATCGGCCGGCTTGCCGATCGGCGCTTCGCCAGCCTGGACGACCTGAACGAGGCGATCGCCGCCGAGGTCGAGTCGATCAACGACCGGACCCCGTTTCGCGGCCAGAAGACCAGCCGCCGGGAGCTGTTCACCGAGCACGAGAAGTCGGAGCTGATCGCTTTGCCCGAGGCGCGGTGGCAGCCGGTCATCTGGAAGAAATCCAAGGTCAATCGGGATTACCACGTGGAGATCGCCACGGTGAAGTACTCGGTGCCCTACCCCTTCGCCGGCCAGCACGTCGATGTGAAGATCACCGGGCAGAGGTTGACGGTCATGGCGGGCGGGGAGGTCATCGCCTCCCACGCGGTCTCCGGTAAGCGCCACTCGTTCGTCACCGACCCTGACCACGTGCCCGCCCAGCATCTGCAGTCCTCGGACCTGTGGTCGAGGGCGTACTTCGTGCGCCAGGCCCACAAGATCGGACCGAACACCGTCGCCGCGATCAGTGAGGTCCTGGATCGCCAGCGGATCGAGGCGCAGGGCTACCGCTCGTGCCAGAACATCCTCGCCCTGGCCCGCGGCGACAACAAGATGCTGCTCGAGCGTGCCTGCGGCCAACTCGTCTCCGAGACTGCCCGCCGGGCGATCAGCTACACCGCCGTCAAGCAGCAGCTGGCAGCCCTGAGGGCCCAGGCCGCAGCCCGACCCACCACGACCGCGGCACCGCCGGCCACGACGACCCGGTTGGCACCGCCGCCAGGTCAGCGAGATACCACCGGGGCGCATCTGGCCGGACCCGAACAGTTCAGCCTCACCGCCCTCACAGGACGCCCGAGCACGAGCATCGGAACCTCGGGGCAGGAGGAGTCCCAGTGA
- a CDS encoding ATP-binding protein — MTDRHLTDADMPLFTQLRMTAFGQTVIDLANDPACDEWTFSEKIFHALDKEITARQERRTQKLLKASRSPNPDACVEEIRYLPDRNVNRELIARLSSCQWIDATRNLVVLGQSSVGKTYLAQALLNAACRKYYTARFFRLDDLANRLAVLEPTSQRRLDFLTDLHNCDLLVLDDFLTTPVAPHTAAELLNILAAREGRGSTLVTSQFDPPDWYKSLQDAVIAESILNRIVAGAEIIALDGPNMRRHLAAATP; from the coding sequence GTGACTGATCGCCATCTCACCGACGCCGACATGCCGTTGTTCACGCAGCTGCGGATGACCGCGTTCGGACAGACCGTCATCGATCTGGCCAACGATCCCGCCTGCGACGAGTGGACCTTCTCCGAGAAGATCTTCCACGCCCTGGACAAAGAGATCACGGCCAGGCAGGAACGCCGGACCCAGAAACTACTCAAGGCCTCCAGATCGCCAAACCCTGACGCCTGCGTAGAAGAGATCCGCTACCTGCCTGACCGCAACGTCAACCGCGAGCTAATCGCACGTCTTTCCAGCTGTCAATGGATCGACGCCACTCGTAATCTCGTCGTGCTCGGCCAGTCCAGCGTGGGCAAGACCTACCTCGCCCAGGCGTTGCTCAACGCGGCGTGCCGAAAGTACTACACCGCGAGGTTCTTCCGGCTCGACGACCTGGCCAACCGGCTCGCCGTACTGGAGCCGACCTCGCAGCGCCGGCTGGACTTCCTAACCGACCTGCACAACTGCGACCTGCTCGTGCTGGACGACTTCCTGACCACCCCGGTGGCGCCGCACACCGCGGCGGAGCTGCTTAACATCCTGGCCGCCCGCGAAGGCCGCGGGTCGACTCTGGTGACCTCCCAGTTCGACCCGCCCGATTGGTACAAGTCGCTCCAAGACGCGGTCATCGCCGAGTCGATCCTTAACCGGATCGTCGCCGGCGCCGAGATCATCGCCCTCGACGGACCCAACATGCGACGACACCTCGCCGCAGCAACGCCGTAA
- a CDS encoding DUF1998 domain-containing protein, producing the protein MPSAQSAFLSFGEAIRRACHIELDIDPDEIIAGLQPATINGTPSFRIFLADRLENGAGYATEIAQPQRLSNLLHTARNDLEDAWTSAAHSDCDSSCPDCLRSYNNRLLHGSLDWRLALDMFDLAVGRDLDLQRWLAHSASAAANIATAGQGAYEVVDLAGLKALHNGFEGRISILGHPLWRRDSDGWNPLQKEAYYAAMRMYPRSHAEFSDVREALQRPFGTISQLISADALGRVLADQ; encoded by the coding sequence ATGCCGTCGGCGCAGTCGGCCTTCTTGTCCTTTGGTGAAGCAATTCGGCGGGCCTGCCATATCGAGCTGGATATCGATCCCGATGAGATCATTGCCGGTCTGCAGCCGGCCACAATCAACGGGACCCCCTCCTTTAGGATCTTCCTCGCGGACCGTCTTGAGAACGGCGCCGGATACGCCACAGAGATCGCCCAGCCTCAGCGCCTGAGTAACCTCCTCCACACTGCTCGGAATGACCTCGAGGACGCCTGGACTTCCGCGGCTCATTCTGACTGCGACAGTTCATGCCCTGACTGCCTACGCTCTTATAACAACCGGTTGCTGCACGGCAGCCTGGACTGGCGGCTCGCGCTGGACATGTTCGATCTTGCTGTTGGGAGAGACCTCGATCTTCAGCGGTGGCTAGCGCACAGCGCCTCAGCTGCCGCGAACATTGCGACTGCCGGGCAAGGAGCCTATGAAGTCGTCGACCTGGCAGGGTTGAAAGCACTCCACAATGGGTTCGAGGGCAGGATCTCCATCCTCGGACATCCCTTGTGGCGACGCGATTCCGACGGATGGAACCCTCTGCAGAAGGAGGCCTACTATGCAGCAATGCGAATGTACCCGCGCAGCCATGCCGAATTCTCGGACGTTCGCGAGGCACTGCAACGACCGTTCGGCACCATCAGTCAGCTGATCTCTGCTGACGCTCTCGGGCGAGTGCTGGCTGACCAGTAG
- a CDS encoding DUF3375 family protein: MIDSSDQGRSFQAFYDPLLSTSGQEELSMLLERLTGIDELGADRRLRTVHHGWAEAAERTQQTVRNISEQLRRFTDDQVWLENRRVLDLVRQIETSALQVREGELPDLGLELEETSIDVALPTDRPLFEENYELRAGVRECKSRGLVSPRVDGAGPHRRRPAGVSGVYWSASTRPRASAEIS; this comes from the coding sequence ATGATCGACTCCTCCGACCAGGGGCGCAGCTTCCAGGCGTTCTACGATCCGCTGTTGTCCACCTCGGGCCAGGAGGAGCTGTCCATGCTGCTCGAGCGCCTCACCGGCATCGACGAGCTCGGCGCGGACCGGCGCCTGCGCACCGTGCACCACGGCTGGGCGGAGGCCGCGGAGCGCACGCAGCAGACGGTCCGCAACATCTCCGAGCAGCTGCGCCGCTTCACCGACGACCAGGTATGGCTGGAGAACCGCCGGGTGCTGGACCTGGTGCGCCAGATCGAGACCTCGGCGCTGCAGGTCCGCGAGGGCGAGCTGCCGGACCTCGGGCTGGAGCTGGAGGAGACCAGCATCGACGTGGCGCTGCCCACGGATCGTCCGCTGTTCGAGGAAAACTACGAGCTGCGCGCGGGAGTCAGGGAGTGCAAGAGCCGAGGGCTGGTATCTCCTCGGGTGGACGGCGCCGGCCCTCATCGACGCCGCCCAGCAGGAGTCAGTGGTGTCTACTGGTCAGCCAGCACTCGCCCGAGAGCGTCAGCAGAGATCAGCTGA
- a CDS encoding AIPR family protein — protein MDPLLNGLFKKFTENNELEKLSDSDAFEMFAAKLVLKDDLTERTALSELLLDPSTPGVDVAILEVNGELVWDDSDAEELSSGTGTLIVALHFVQAKNTEKVPSNEILNMGEVVKNSLEGSAPRGYPKLKGISDALKYMFAEHATKMQNPRPSAHLHFVTAANATAVEDALVQERRKSVQMQLSDLSFLGEVTVKVEGAGQLVEASRKKTAANEVDIVLEKSLNLPSMPGIEQAILGLISLDQLLLLIRNDDASLNERVFYDNVRGFQGADNPVNGRIQETLRSSNSRLLPVLNNGVTVVASQYAPRPGDEVRLSGYQIVNGCQTSHCVHIAADELEDPKAIQLPIRVIVTDVAEVATEIIRATNSQTAVNDSDLVALTSFQKNLEEFYKLDTLDVGLSYERRSGQFANSSVPQTRVVTIRDQVRALAGTFLNLPHLATRYPKDLYETIGREIFASQHLYDPYVAAAYADYRLESAFRTTLDPRLKPLRYHILMAHKYLTLQSDSLQLNDRRVINQSQQIIESLSGSNYVMKLKDAADVILDFTHGTVPTSDRLKRLAFTADLRGHVISRVTK, from the coding sequence ATGGACCCACTGCTAAATGGGCTATTCAAGAAGTTTACTGAAAATAACGAACTGGAGAAATTATCCGACAGCGATGCATTCGAGATGTTCGCAGCCAAGCTAGTTCTCAAGGATGACCTAACGGAACGGACGGCGCTATCGGAATTACTTCTTGACCCCAGTACGCCCGGTGTAGATGTAGCTATCCTAGAAGTTAACGGCGAGCTAGTTTGGGACGACTCTGATGCAGAGGAGCTTTCAAGCGGTACTGGAACACTTATTGTCGCCCTACATTTCGTGCAGGCCAAGAACACGGAGAAGGTGCCGTCGAATGAAATTCTAAATATGGGCGAGGTTGTCAAGAACTCCCTCGAAGGCTCCGCCCCTCGCGGCTACCCAAAGCTTAAAGGGATCTCTGATGCCCTGAAATACATGTTCGCTGAGCATGCAACAAAAATGCAGAACCCACGGCCGTCCGCGCACCTCCACTTCGTGACCGCCGCGAACGCAACGGCGGTTGAGGATGCACTTGTGCAAGAGCGGCGGAAGAGTGTCCAGATGCAACTATCAGACCTATCCTTCCTGGGGGAGGTCACCGTTAAAGTGGAAGGGGCCGGTCAGCTCGTAGAAGCATCACGCAAGAAGACGGCGGCGAACGAAGTAGATATTGTGCTCGAGAAGAGTTTGAACCTCCCGAGCATGCCCGGTATCGAGCAAGCGATTCTCGGTCTGATTAGCCTTGACCAGTTGCTTCTGTTGATTCGCAACGATGATGCCTCACTGAACGAGCGCGTATTCTACGATAATGTTCGCGGATTCCAGGGAGCCGATAACCCCGTGAATGGGCGCATCCAGGAAACACTTAGGTCGTCAAACAGTCGACTACTTCCTGTTCTAAACAATGGCGTCACTGTAGTGGCGTCACAATACGCACCTCGCCCGGGCGACGAGGTGCGCCTAAGCGGCTATCAGATTGTGAACGGTTGCCAGACGAGTCATTGTGTCCACATTGCCGCGGACGAATTGGAGGACCCGAAAGCGATCCAGCTCCCTATCCGTGTGATAGTCACCGATGTAGCTGAGGTTGCAACGGAAATCATTCGCGCCACCAATTCGCAGACGGCGGTCAATGATAGCGATCTTGTAGCACTCACCTCGTTCCAGAAAAACCTTGAAGAGTTCTACAAGCTGGACACCCTCGACGTCGGCCTTTCATACGAACGCCGAAGTGGTCAGTTTGCGAACAGTTCGGTCCCTCAAACGAGGGTGGTGACCATCAGAGACCAAGTGCGTGCGTTAGCGGGCACATTTCTAAATTTGCCACACCTTGCTACCAGATATCCGAAAGATCTTTACGAAACGATCGGAAGAGAGATCTTCGCGTCGCAGCACCTATACGATCCCTACGTGGCCGCCGCGTACGCCGACTACCGGCTGGAGTCTGCGTTCCGAACAACCCTCGATCCTAGGCTTAAGCCACTGCGATACCACATACTCATGGCGCACAAATATCTGACGCTGCAATCAGATTCACTTCAGTTGAACGACAGGCGAGTAATAAACCAGAGTCAGCAGATCATTGAATCGTTGAGTGGTTCAAACTATGTTATGAAGCTCAAGGACGCAGCCGACGTGATACTCGACTTCACGCACGGTACCGTTCCTACGAGTGATCGGCTGAAGCGCCTGGCTTTCACGGCCGATCTAAGGGGCCACGTGATCAGTAGGGTTACTAAGTGA
- a CDS encoding ATP-binding protein, which translates to MTRLDPESRRKLREMGATALLEAFEARDETLMLGMGFEDQVKIVVDEAHSTFTHAKVEGLIRRAGLRYPNADLRRLDMLHERGLDQGVIAQLGSCLFIDRHQNVVFQGFTGSGKSYLGCALAKQACTHRIRAHYIRMPDLAEAWASAQDKPNGKTTFLKKYAAFTLLVLDEWLLDPPDEGMRSMLLELLERRYGHASTVFCTQYAQKDWHQRLGSAVHADAIMDRIVHNTLWIETGTFNMREHTAVN; encoded by the coding sequence ATGACCCGGCTCGATCCCGAGTCCCGTCGCAAGCTGCGGGAGATGGGCGCCACCGCTTTGCTGGAGGCGTTCGAGGCCCGCGATGAGACCCTCATGCTGGGCATGGGGTTCGAGGACCAGGTCAAGATCGTCGTGGACGAGGCCCACTCCACGTTCACCCACGCTAAAGTCGAGGGACTGATCCGGCGAGCCGGCCTGCGCTACCCGAACGCCGATCTGCGGCGGCTGGACATGCTCCACGAGCGGGGACTGGACCAGGGCGTGATCGCCCAGCTCGGCTCCTGCTTGTTCATCGACCGGCACCAGAACGTCGTCTTCCAGGGCTTCACCGGCTCCGGCAAGTCCTACCTCGGGTGCGCTCTGGCCAAGCAGGCCTGCACCCACCGGATCCGGGCGCACTACATCCGGATGCCGGATCTGGCCGAGGCGTGGGCATCGGCGCAAGACAAGCCGAACGGCAAGACGACGTTCTTGAAGAAGTACGCCGCCTTCACGCTGCTCGTGCTCGACGAATGGCTCCTCGACCCGCCCGACGAGGGCATGCGCAGCATGCTGCTCGAACTACTCGAGCGCCGGTACGGACACGCCTCGACGGTGTTCTGCACTCAATACGCCCAGAAAGACTGGCACCAGCGCCTCGGCTCCGCCGTACACGCCGACGCCATCATGGACCGCATCGTCCACAACACCCTCTGGATCGAGACCGGCACCTTCAACATGCGCGAACACACCGCCGTGAATTAG
- a CDS encoding DEAD/DEAH box helicase, translating into MPNRVYAYTVVGKDDDLWQRTHGQTRISGRGLVKVGQTTKATARARIKQQLNTAYPGLKGVSILLDEPAVRADGFEFSDRDVHSALVAAGINRTAGEWFEATIDEVKAAIATVVSGVAYEPRRSHTFGMRPEQQAAVDRAAEYFRTHAGTTPKFLWNAKMRFGKTFATYQLAKTMVWKRVLVLTFKPAVATAWHDDLVSHVDFHGWRYIDRNASDDDRYAAADFDGPVVWFASLQDLGGRDADGNIKSRNEVIHLIEWDAIVLDEYHFGSWRDSARTLYDPTDAKTAEIEEPDEQVTVEDLSEDLAVRADKYLYLSGTPFRAITDGEFTEDAVFNWTYVDEQREKERWSETDGPNPYLTLPRMEMYSYDLGKNASQYTADGEFDGFSLNEFFSAQKESSGKPVFEHNDEVNEFLEMLRGKLTEQMKLQVQSQDKPPFPFEAVRFRSAVRHSVWYLPNVAACVAMADTLSRHPYFSEFEIVVAAGNKAGQGVEALPPVERAIEDAKAKNGPGSITLSCGKLMTGVTVPEWGAILMLRSLKSPESYFQAAFRVQSPWSYRDAEGNLELLKETCYVFEFDPNRALSLVAEYGTKLATAGDATPSQAISELINYLPIFGFTGGAMTALDANAVLDWATVGVGAAALARRWNSPLLVNVNEHTLSGILTRSDLMETLENVEDFRALVNNASKVVTNTEDLKKAKRKQDGKLTKDQKKEQFETAKLRKEIREKLQKFLAKIPIFMYVTDYREETLTHVIESLDSALFERVTGITVEDFTTLNDLGLFNAQHLNHAIYQFKRFESASLDYALTPQEQEHRHSHEQIGLWDKLTTELD; encoded by the coding sequence ATGCCTAATCGCGTCTACGCCTACACGGTCGTCGGTAAGGACGACGACCTCTGGCAGCGCACCCACGGGCAGACACGGATCTCGGGCCGTGGGCTAGTCAAGGTCGGTCAGACCACCAAAGCGACGGCACGCGCTCGTATCAAGCAGCAATTGAACACTGCCTACCCCGGTCTCAAGGGCGTTTCGATCCTCCTTGATGAGCCCGCGGTGCGTGCGGACGGTTTTGAGTTTTCGGACCGCGACGTGCACTCGGCTCTAGTTGCCGCAGGCATAAACCGCACGGCGGGCGAATGGTTTGAGGCGACGATCGACGAGGTCAAGGCGGCGATCGCTACGGTCGTTTCCGGCGTCGCCTACGAACCCAGGCGGTCTCATACCTTCGGTATGCGCCCTGAGCAACAGGCGGCCGTCGACAGGGCCGCGGAGTATTTCCGCACCCACGCCGGCACCACACCGAAGTTCCTCTGGAACGCCAAGATGCGCTTCGGGAAGACGTTCGCCACGTACCAGCTCGCCAAGACGATGGTCTGGAAGCGGGTGCTGGTCCTGACGTTCAAACCGGCAGTGGCGACCGCCTGGCATGACGACCTCGTCTCTCACGTCGACTTCCACGGCTGGCGCTACATCGACAGGAATGCCAGCGACGACGACCGTTACGCTGCTGCCGACTTCGACGGGCCGGTCGTCTGGTTCGCTTCGCTCCAGGACCTCGGTGGTCGGGACGCGGACGGAAACATCAAGTCTCGCAACGAGGTCATCCACCTCATCGAGTGGGACGCAATCGTTCTGGACGAGTACCACTTCGGCTCTTGGCGCGATTCTGCCCGTACTCTCTACGACCCGACTGATGCGAAGACAGCCGAGATCGAGGAGCCCGATGAGCAGGTCACCGTGGAAGATCTGTCGGAAGACCTGGCGGTCAGGGCCGACAAGTACCTGTACCTGTCGGGCACCCCGTTCCGGGCGATCACTGACGGAGAGTTCACCGAAGACGCAGTCTTCAACTGGACCTATGTCGACGAACAGCGCGAGAAGGAGCGGTGGAGCGAGACCGACGGCCCGAACCCGTACCTCACGCTGCCCCGGATGGAGATGTACTCCTACGACCTGGGCAAGAACGCCTCCCAATACACGGCCGACGGCGAGTTCGACGGGTTCAGCCTTAACGAATTCTTCAGCGCGCAGAAGGAATCCAGCGGCAAGCCCGTCTTCGAGCATAACGACGAGGTTAACGAGTTCCTTGAGATGCTCCGTGGCAAGCTCACCGAGCAGATGAAGCTGCAGGTGCAGTCGCAGGACAAGCCGCCGTTCCCGTTCGAGGCCGTTCGCTTCAGGTCCGCGGTCAGGCACTCCGTCTGGTACTTGCCCAACGTCGCAGCCTGCGTGGCCATGGCCGACACGCTGAGCAGGCACCCGTACTTCTCCGAGTTCGAGATCGTCGTTGCTGCGGGAAACAAGGCTGGCCAGGGCGTGGAGGCCCTACCGCCGGTGGAACGCGCGATCGAGGACGCCAAGGCCAAGAATGGCCCCGGGTCCATTACGCTGTCCTGCGGCAAGCTAATGACGGGTGTCACCGTGCCGGAGTGGGGAGCAATCCTCATGCTCCGATCTCTCAAGAGTCCGGAAAGTTACTTCCAGGCGGCATTCCGCGTCCAGTCACCGTGGTCGTACCGCGACGCGGAAGGAAATCTCGAGCTGCTTAAGGAGACGTGCTACGTCTTTGAGTTCGACCCTAATCGGGCACTTTCGCTGGTCGCCGAGTATGGCACCAAGCTGGCCACCGCCGGGGACGCCACTCCGTCGCAGGCGATATCCGAGCTCATTAACTACCTACCGATCTTTGGATTCACGGGAGGTGCGATGACCGCCCTCGACGCGAACGCCGTCCTCGACTGGGCCACGGTGGGCGTGGGCGCCGCGGCGCTGGCACGCCGTTGGAATTCACCGCTGCTAGTCAACGTCAACGAGCACACCCTTTCCGGTATCCTCACCCGCTCGGATCTAATGGAGACGCTCGAGAACGTCGAGGACTTCCGCGCGCTGGTGAACAACGCCAGCAAGGTCGTCACGAACACCGAGGACCTCAAGAAGGCCAAGCGCAAGCAGGACGGCAAGCTCACGAAGGATCAGAAGAAGGAACAGTTCGAGACGGCCAAGCTTCGCAAAGAGATCCGCGAGAAGCTGCAGAAGTTCCTGGCCAAGATCCCGATCTTTATGTACGTCACTGACTACCGGGAAGAGACTCTCACGCACGTCATCGAGTCCCTCGACTCCGCTCTTTTCGAGCGCGTCACAGGCATCACCGTCGAGGACTTCACCACTCTTAACGACCTTGGGCTATTCAATGCTCAACACCTGAACCACGCAATCTACCAGTTTAAACGCTTTGAATCCGCCAGCCTCGACTATGCACTAACACCCCAGGAGCAGGAGCACCGCCACAGTCATGAACAGATCGGCCTCTGGGACAAGCTCACCACCGAGCTAGACTGA
- a CDS encoding Eco57I restriction-modification methylase domain-containing protein produces the protein MAQLSTDEVPTPPDLARAMLELLPEEVWTRPDYVWLDPFSKSGVFLREVATRLLDGLAEWEPDFVVRRDHIFRNMLFGAAITEMTGIISRRSVYCSADASGHHSLVQFDDPQGNLLYVPSEHHFGSDDRCTLCNVPKDLERGRSRENYAYSFIHGTYPTKEMADMKFDVIVGNPPYQLKDGGHNASAVPIYQLFVQKALALNPRYVVMITQSRWFAGGRGLDSFRNQMLTDGRIRKLVDYPKLYDAFPGVKVRGGVSYFLWDRDNPGLCEVQTMWDGVPVGPPMERSLCAYDVLVRRNEAVAILEKVRAYRVAGKPEPVLKVRVSGGKPFGFRTYFHGVASPDRLKNPVKFYGSQKISWIERADVRTNSEWVDDWKVLMTAVQGTSAAVETKFLSDPIVAGPGTACSETYLVAGRFESESEAQWYASYLRTRFVRFLVSLRKATQHATRDVYAFVPDVPLSQTWTDELLFARYGITGEEAAFIASQVKEMPAPSSGDTIDA, from the coding sequence TTGGCTCAGCTGTCCACCGATGAGGTCCCCACGCCCCCTGATCTCGCAAGAGCAATGCTGGAGCTGCTACCCGAGGAGGTTTGGACCCGGCCGGACTACGTCTGGCTGGATCCGTTCAGCAAGTCCGGGGTGTTCCTGCGAGAAGTGGCGACACGTCTGCTCGACGGCTTGGCCGAGTGGGAGCCCGACTTCGTCGTGCGCCGGGACCACATATTCCGCAACATGCTGTTCGGGGCCGCCATCACCGAGATGACCGGCATCATCTCTCGGCGCAGCGTGTACTGCTCGGCGGACGCCTCCGGCCACCACAGCCTCGTCCAATTCGACGACCCGCAAGGAAATCTGCTCTACGTGCCGTCCGAGCACCATTTCGGCTCCGATGACCGGTGCACCCTCTGCAACGTCCCGAAGGATCTCGAACGAGGCCGTTCCCGTGAGAACTACGCCTATTCGTTCATCCACGGCACGTACCCCACCAAGGAGATGGCCGACATGAAGTTCGACGTGATCGTCGGGAACCCGCCGTATCAGCTCAAGGACGGCGGCCACAACGCCAGTGCGGTCCCCATTTACCAACTTTTTGTGCAGAAGGCCCTGGCCCTTAACCCCCGGTACGTTGTGATGATCACCCAGTCACGCTGGTTTGCTGGCGGGCGTGGACTCGATAGCTTCCGTAACCAGATGCTCACAGACGGACGTATCAGGAAGCTCGTGGACTATCCCAAGCTGTACGATGCTTTTCCCGGCGTGAAGGTCAGGGGCGGGGTCTCATATTTCTTGTGGGATCGGGACAACCCCGGTCTGTGTGAGGTCCAGACAATGTGGGACGGTGTGCCCGTAGGTCCCCCTATGGAACGCTCGCTTTGCGCGTACGACGTGCTCGTACGCCGTAATGAGGCCGTGGCGATCCTTGAGAAGGTGAGGGCGTACAGAGTTGCCGGCAAGCCTGAACCGGTCCTTAAGGTCCGCGTTTCCGGTGGTAAGCCGTTCGGGTTCCGGACTTACTTCCATGGGGTCGCGTCGCCGGATCGTCTCAAGAATCCAGTCAAGTTTTACGGCTCGCAGAAGATAAGTTGGATCGAACGTGCCGATGTTCGCACGAATTCCGAGTGGGTCGATGACTGGAAGGTCCTTATGACCGCCGTACAGGGGACAAGCGCTGCGGTGGAGACAAAATTTCTCAGCGATCCGATCGTCGCTGGTCCGGGTACAGCCTGTTCCGAGACCTACCTCGTTGCCGGACGCTTCGAGAGCGAGTCAGAGGCTCAGTGGTACGCGAGCTATCTGAGGACCCGCTTCGTACGGTTCCTGGTCTCGCTGCGCAAGGCGACCCAACACGCCACCCGCGATGTGTATGCGTTCGTGCCTGATGTCCCCTTGAGCCAGACGTGGACCGATGAGCTGCTGTTTGCGCGATACGGAATTACTGGGGAAGAGGCCGCCTTCATCGCGTCACAGGTCAAGGAGATGCCGGCACCCAGCTCAGGAGACACCATCGATGCCTAA
- a CDS encoding type III restriction endonuclease subunit M — MQIKTRQRVRDLAEVYTHTREVTAMLDLVTDMFPSADDPTNTDRKFFEPSAGSGNFLEEILIRKLAFVTSERYRSTLQYEHRLLRALASIYAIDIDPENVAESKDRLRHVLQSHLDNDLNTKEPSQGLAGAVEVILETNIVLADTLADLDSTEWVDYRAGRNGTFIREWSTVAEDDAQVDLFYVPKMDAVPVHYADLVNHPGPVVAGKIREVGYEPAPI, encoded by the coding sequence ATGCAAATCAAGACGCGGCAGCGGGTGCGCGACCTCGCGGAGGTCTACACGCACACACGAGAAGTGACCGCCATGCTCGACCTGGTCACGGATATGTTCCCTTCCGCCGACGATCCAACCAATACGGATCGGAAGTTCTTCGAGCCCTCCGCCGGATCCGGTAACTTCCTCGAGGAGATCCTGATCCGCAAGCTGGCCTTCGTCACCTCGGAGAGATACAGGTCAACTCTCCAATATGAACACCGGCTCCTCCGCGCCCTGGCCTCGATCTACGCCATTGACATCGACCCGGAGAACGTCGCCGAATCCAAGGACCGGCTGCGCCACGTCCTTCAATCCCACCTGGACAACGACCTCAACACCAAGGAGCCTTCGCAGGGTCTGGCCGGAGCTGTCGAGGTGATCCTTGAGACCAACATCGTGCTGGCCGACACCCTCGCTGACCTCGACTCGACCGAATGGGTCGACTACCGCGCTGGCCGAAACGGCACCTTCATCCGCGAATGGTCCACTGTTGCCGAGGACGACGCCCAGGTCGACCTCTTCTACGTCCCGAAGATGGATGCCGTCCCCGTCCACTACGCAGATTTGGTGAACCACCCCGGGCCGGTTGTCGCCGGAAAAATCAGGGAGGTCGGGTATGAACCAGCCCCGATTTAG